Proteins from one Gimesia maris genomic window:
- a CDS encoding ThiF family adenylyltransferase — MKPELERYSRQVLFSELGEAGQTRLMQSSVLLCGCGALGTVLAETLVRAGVGQIKIVDRDFVEISNLQRQVLFDENDVAAKLPKAIAAVEKLKKINSEVQIEAVVEDIDHTNILRLAENVDLILDGTDNFEVRYLINDVSLELGIPWIYCGCIGSTGQTMTILPGKSACLRCLIDSAPEPGSTETCDTAGILGPTVNVIASLEAVDAIKLLSGQVEQIKPVLTVVDVWEGSFRQMSLADLREKGGCKACHQGERIWLNGEQGSRTTRLCGRNAVQVSPADKGKIAFEELALKLQNSGSVDVNPYLLRLNLKNPDYEISLFRDGRAIIKGTDDPAVAKTIYARYIGS; from the coding sequence ATGAAACCCGAATTAGAACGTTACAGTCGCCAGGTGCTTTTTTCAGAACTGGGCGAAGCAGGTCAGACGCGTTTAATGCAGAGCAGTGTGCTGTTATGCGGCTGTGGTGCGCTGGGGACCGTTCTGGCAGAAACTCTAGTCAGAGCGGGTGTTGGTCAGATCAAAATCGTGGACCGGGATTTCGTGGAGATCAGTAACCTGCAGCGACAGGTTCTGTTTGATGAGAACGATGTCGCTGCGAAACTTCCCAAAGCGATCGCGGCTGTCGAAAAACTGAAAAAAATCAACAGTGAAGTACAGATTGAGGCTGTCGTAGAAGACATTGACCATACCAACATCCTGAGGCTGGCGGAAAACGTCGATCTGATTCTGGATGGCACGGATAATTTTGAAGTCCGTTACCTGATCAATGATGTCTCACTGGAACTGGGGATTCCCTGGATTTACTGTGGTTGCATCGGTAGTACCGGGCAGACCATGACGATTCTGCCAGGCAAGTCGGCATGTCTGCGGTGCCTGATTGATTCCGCACCCGAACCCGGCAGTACAGAGACCTGTGATACCGCGGGCATTCTGGGTCCAACCGTCAACGTGATTGCGTCGCTGGAAGCCGTCGATGCGATCAAGCTGCTTTCCGGCCAGGTCGAACAGATCAAACCGGTTCTGACGGTCGTCGATGTCTGGGAAGGATCGTTCCGGCAGATGAGTCTTGCCGATCTGAGGGAGAAAGGGGGCTGCAAAGCCTGTCACCAGGGGGAACGAATCTGGCTGAACGGAGAACAGGGGTCCCGTACGACACGTCTTTGTGGTCGCAATGCGGTTCAGGTTTCTCCCGCCGACAAAGGCAAAATTGCGTTTGAAGAACTGGCACTGAAATTACAGAACTCAGGCAGCGTTGACGTGAACCCTTATCTGCTGCGGCTGAATCTGAAAAATCCTGATTATGAAATCAGCCTGTTTCGTGACGGCAGGGCGATCATCAAAGGTACCGATGACCCTGCAGTTGCCAAGACCATCTATGCCCGCTACATCGGCAGTTGA
- a CDS encoding FKBP-type peptidyl-prolyl cis-trans isomerase, translating into MSKWHLAACLCIASFGFSASANAQNEKAASGKSGLKDQKQKVSYGIGFNLGQNLMRDQLDLDPQVLAKGIVDAMTKQKPQMTEDEIRATLLAFQQELRQQQEAKMKKAQAENVAKGKKFLETNAKKEGVKTTKSGLQYKVIKSGKGKTPGPKDSVTTHYRGTLIDGTEFDSSYKRNEPATFPVSGVISGWTEALQLMKEGDKWQLFIPSDLAYGERGSGPDIGPNEVLIFDIELLKVN; encoded by the coding sequence ATGTCGAAATGGCATCTCGCTGCCTGTTTATGTATCGCGTCGTTCGGTTTTTCCGCTTCGGCTAATGCACAAAACGAAAAAGCAGCTTCCGGTAAATCAGGTCTCAAAGACCAGAAACAGAAAGTCAGTTATGGAATTGGCTTTAATCTCGGTCAGAACCTGATGCGGGATCAGCTCGATCTGGATCCGCAAGTTCTGGCGAAAGGCATCGTGGATGCCATGACCAAGCAGAAACCCCAGATGACAGAGGATGAAATCCGCGCCACGCTGCTTGCTTTCCAGCAGGAACTGCGTCAGCAGCAGGAAGCCAAGATGAAAAAAGCCCAGGCTGAAAATGTGGCCAAGGGCAAAAAGTTTCTGGAAACCAATGCGAAAAAAGAAGGTGTGAAAACCACCAAGAGCGGACTGCAGTACAAGGTGATCAAATCGGGTAAGGGAAAAACTCCCGGTCCTAAAGACAGTGTTACCACACATTATCGTGGTACTCTGATCGATGGTACTGAGTTCGACAGCTCTTACAAACGCAACGAGCCCGCTACATTTCCTGTCAGTGGCGTGATCAGTGGCTGGACAGAAGCATTACAGCTGATGAAAGAAGGGGATAAATGGCAGCTGTTTATTCCCAGCGATCTGGCCTATGGCGAGCGTGGTTCAGGACCTGATATCGGTCCCAACGAAGTACTGATCTTCGACATCGAACTGCTTAAGGTCAACTGA
- a CDS encoding LL-diaminopimelate aminotransferase — protein sequence MAFINDHYLKLKAGYLFPEIGRRVNKFCEENPNAPVIKLGIGDVTEPLPAAIREAMHAAIDEMGDAGSFRGYGPEQGYGFLREAIAKNDFQSRGVDISADEIFVSDGSKCDTGNILDIFGANNKVAVTDPVYPVYVDTNVMTGRTGAADESGRYAGLTYLPVTAENNFVAPLPESPVDLIYLCYPNNPTGTVATKETLKQWVDYARANGSIILFDAAYEAFITDPEIPHSIYEIEGAKEVAIEFRSFSKNAGFTGTRCAFTVVPKQLKGTTASGEPAEIHPLWNRRHCTKFNGVSYIIQKGAEAVYSEQGREQIQGLISFYLENARLLREGLESVGISVYGGVNAPYVWLKTPGESTSWEFFDELLQKAHLVGTPGSGFGASGEGYFRLSAFNTRDNINEAVTRFQKVVS from the coding sequence ATGGCTTTTATTAACGATCACTATCTCAAGCTCAAAGCGGGTTACCTGTTTCCGGAAATCGGACGTCGCGTCAATAAATTCTGCGAAGAGAACCCGAATGCCCCCGTCATTAAACTGGGAATCGGAGATGTGACTGAGCCACTGCCGGCTGCGATTCGTGAAGCCATGCATGCTGCCATTGATGAGATGGGTGATGCGGGCAGCTTTCGTGGCTATGGTCCTGAGCAGGGTTATGGATTTCTGCGGGAAGCGATCGCAAAGAACGATTTTCAATCGCGGGGCGTTGATATCTCAGCAGACGAAATCTTTGTCTCTGATGGTTCCAAGTGTGATACCGGAAACATTCTGGACATCTTCGGCGCCAATAACAAAGTCGCTGTGACGGATCCGGTTTATCCTGTCTATGTTGATACGAATGTGATGACTGGCCGCACGGGCGCTGCAGATGAAAGTGGCCGCTATGCTGGTCTGACCTATCTCCCGGTGACCGCCGAAAACAATTTTGTGGCTCCCCTGCCCGAGTCCCCGGTCGACTTGATCTACCTCTGTTATCCCAATAATCCCACGGGAACTGTGGCGACAAAAGAAACCTTGAAACAGTGGGTCGATTATGCCCGGGCCAACGGATCGATCATTCTGTTTGATGCTGCCTACGAAGCATTTATTACCGATCCAGAGATTCCTCATTCCATCTATGAAATCGAGGGTGCTAAAGAAGTGGCGATCGAGTTTCGCAGCTTCAGCAAAAATGCCGGTTTCACAGGAACCCGCTGTGCGTTCACAGTTGTTCCCAAACAACTGAAGGGGACGACTGCCAGTGGAGAGCCGGCAGAGATTCACCCACTCTGGAACCGCCGTCATTGTACGAAGTTCAATGGGGTTTCCTATATCATCCAGAAAGGGGCAGAAGCCGTCTATTCCGAACAGGGCCGGGAGCAGATCCAGGGCCTGATTTCCTTCTATCTGGAAAATGCACGACTTCTTCGCGAAGGGCTGGAATCGGTGGGAATCTCTGTTTATGGCGGCGTCAATGCTCCTTATGTCTGGTTGAAAACACCCGGTGAATCGACCAGTTGGGAATTTTTCGACGAACTGCTGCAGAAAGCTCATCTGGTGGGGACTCCCGGCAGTGGTTTTGGTGCTTCCGGGGAAGGTTATTTCCGGTTAAGTGCTTTCAACACCAGAGATAATATCAACGAAGCGGTTACCCGTTTTCAGAAAGTGGTCAGCTGA
- the ygfZ gene encoding CAF17-like 4Fe-4S cluster assembly/insertion protein YgfZ yields the protein MSLRQFQVQQQSSGAVFEHPEENYPLASHFGSPEKEYQAARKSAAVFDLSNRDQIELSGTDRLKFLHNFCTNDIKGLQPNQGCEAFVTNVQSRILGHINAFHHGDSIWIDTAPGQAEEITRHLERYIILEDARLLVRTQEFGSLYLSGPDATDILKQLDLEVEGLEEFHQLSVSNSDARLTVRRVDWFGQPGYLCSLQYVKIGEFWNRLIESGAVPAGQQVFDALRIESLYPIYGVDLSDANLAQEASRTAQSISFKKGCYLGQEPIARIDSLGHVNKEIRSIGLEGAWVPPAGAKVMFAGDDGPEEAGTITSAARSFGKYPVVAMTVLRKSANAPGTEVEVVADDQSATGTVFTEWN from the coding sequence ATGTCATTACGTCAGTTTCAAGTTCAACAACAATCATCTGGGGCCGTTTTTGAGCATCCAGAGGAAAACTATCCTCTGGCGTCTCATTTTGGCTCTCCTGAAAAAGAGTATCAGGCTGCCCGGAAATCGGCAGCGGTTTTTGACTTGAGCAATCGGGATCAGATTGAATTATCAGGTACAGACCGACTCAAATTTCTGCATAATTTTTGTACGAACGATATTAAAGGTTTGCAGCCAAATCAGGGATGCGAAGCATTTGTAACAAATGTCCAGAGTCGAATTCTGGGACATATCAATGCGTTTCATCATGGAGATTCAATCTGGATTGATACGGCGCCAGGACAGGCCGAGGAAATTACCCGTCACCTGGAACGTTATATTATTCTGGAAGATGCCCGCCTGCTTGTTCGGACTCAGGAGTTTGGCAGCCTGTATCTTTCAGGTCCAGACGCGACAGACATTCTCAAGCAGCTTGATCTTGAAGTGGAGGGGCTGGAAGAGTTTCACCAATTGAGCGTGTCAAACAGCGATGCGAGACTGACTGTGCGGCGCGTTGACTGGTTTGGCCAGCCGGGATATCTCTGCAGTCTGCAGTATGTCAAAATCGGCGAGTTCTGGAACCGTCTGATTGAGTCAGGCGCTGTCCCCGCAGGTCAACAGGTTTTTGACGCACTCAGAATTGAGTCACTGTATCCAATCTATGGTGTCGATCTGTCGGACGCGAATCTGGCTCAGGAAGCAAGCCGCACGGCGCAGTCGATTTCATTTAAAAAAGGCTGTTATCTGGGCCAGGAACCGATTGCGCGAATTGACTCTTTAGGGCACGTCAATAAAGAAATTCGATCCATCGGGCTGGAGGGAGCGTGGGTTCCTCCTGCAGGAGCCAAAGTAATGTTCGCTGGAGACGATGGGCCTGAGGAAGCTGGCACCATTACTTCTGCTGCCAGATCATTTGGAAAATATCCTGTGGTGGCAATGACCGTACTCCGCAAATCAGCGAATGCCCCGGGTACTGAAGTCGAAGTAGTTGCCGATGATCAATCAGCGACGGGAACAGTATTTACAGAGTGGAATTGA
- a CDS encoding protein-L-isoaspartate(D-aspartate) O-methyltransferase yields the protein MRQLIFLTAYLVTGFSFFVTPTPVFSQSSAYFRNQRNDMVTRYIEGEGIKNPRVLSSMRQVPRHEFVSSNLKHLAYQDLALPIGYKQTISPPYVVAYMTETIDPQPDDKVLEIGTGSGFQAAVLSALVKDVYTIEIVEGLGKKAAVRLKKLDYDNVHTRIGDGYLGWPEEAPFDKIIVTCSPEKVPQPLIDQLKEGGMLLIPLGERYQQVFHLFQKEKGELKHKRLIPTLFVPMTGRSEEKREVKPDPLKPEIVNGSFEIDANNDQKVDNWHYQRRVSRMTSQAPQGAAYLQFENETPERLSQILQGMAIDGSHVNSLEISLQLSYLNTVQGKQSYQKPGLIIHFYDSIRRNIGQAYLGPWLGSRGWHQEKKTIPIPPQTREAVIQLGLNGGTGILNVDALKIEKVN from the coding sequence ATGAGGCAGCTTATATTCCTGACCGCGTACCTGGTAACCGGTTTCTCATTTTTTGTGACTCCCACCCCTGTTTTTTCACAAAGCAGTGCTTACTTTCGAAATCAGCGGAATGACATGGTGACCCGCTATATTGAGGGAGAGGGAATCAAGAACCCGCGTGTTCTCTCATCGATGAGGCAGGTCCCCCGACATGAATTTGTCAGTTCGAATCTGAAGCATCTGGCCTACCAGGATCTGGCGTTACCGATCGGCTATAAGCAGACGATCTCGCCTCCTTATGTGGTCGCATATATGACAGAAACGATTGATCCTCAGCCGGATGACAAAGTGCTGGAGATTGGTACCGGAAGTGGATTTCAGGCGGCGGTGCTTTCTGCTCTGGTGAAAGACGTTTATACCATCGAGATTGTCGAAGGACTGGGAAAAAAAGCCGCCGTTCGACTGAAAAAACTCGATTATGACAATGTGCATACGCGAATCGGTGATGGATATCTGGGCTGGCCGGAAGAAGCACCCTTTGACAAAATCATCGTGACGTGTTCGCCGGAAAAAGTTCCTCAGCCTTTAATTGATCAGTTAAAAGAGGGCGGAATGCTGCTGATCCCACTGGGAGAACGCTATCAGCAGGTGTTCCATCTGTTTCAAAAAGAAAAGGGAGAGCTCAAGCACAAACGGTTGATTCCGACACTCTTTGTCCCCATGACAGGACGTTCGGAAGAGAAGCGGGAAGTCAAACCTGATCCGCTCAAACCGGAAATCGTCAACGGCAGTTTTGAAATCGATGCCAACAATGACCAGAAAGTCGATAACTGGCATTATCAGCGACGGGTGAGCCGGATGACTTCGCAGGCACCGCAGGGGGCCGCTTATCTGCAGTTCGAAAACGAGACCCCCGAACGGCTTTCACAGATCCTGCAGGGAATGGCCATTGATGGATCACATGTTAATTCACTCGAAATCAGCCTGCAGTTGAGTTATCTGAACACAGTTCAGGGAAAACAGTCCTATCAGAAACCAGGTTTAATCATTCACTTCTATGATTCGATTCGACGCAACATAGGACAGGCCTACCTGGGCCCGTGGCTCGGAAGTCGTGGCTGGCACCAGGAAAAGAAAACGATTCCCATTCCACCACAGACACGCGAAGCAGTCATTCAGCTGGGTTTGAATGGCGGAACAGGCATTCTCAATGTGGATGCGCTTAAGATAGAGAAGGTCAACTGA
- a CDS encoding HEAT repeat domain-containing protein, whose translation MIRIYQDLSRNIQWMDSSQMQVFRVVFVMSLVLCTFSLKGCGSSTTSDNQRPAPVPVEKNQTASATASTEQTEKPTASAAEPADPQAEVKAVFETLLSIRTEPDPDEWMQADKKLIAFGKTAVPTLKAAMSHPDPGARELASMYLASLGPEAKEAAPVLETALQDASPFTQVNAASTLTHFPEYREKAIPVLISLTEHPDPNTRLTAIYALGNLESPSEDRLKAIKTALNDSDPEVQLAAIKVIGQMGDPAKATLTELQTLIDDTDTSEVLREAALSSKSQIEQSLKK comes from the coding sequence ATGATTCGCATCTATCAGGATTTAAGTAGAAATATTCAATGGATGGATTCCAGTCAGATGCAAGTGTTTCGAGTTGTGTTCGTCATGAGCCTGGTTTTGTGTACCTTCTCTTTGAAGGGCTGTGGTAGCTCCACCACTTCTGATAATCAGCGACCGGCTCCCGTTCCAGTGGAAAAAAATCAGACCGCTTCGGCGACAGCGTCAACAGAGCAGACGGAAAAGCCGACCGCGTCCGCCGCTGAACCCGCCGATCCCCAGGCAGAAGTCAAAGCCGTATTTGAAACGCTGTTGTCGATTCGCACGGAACCTGATCCCGATGAATGGATGCAGGCTGATAAAAAACTGATCGCATTTGGCAAGACAGCCGTCCCGACTTTAAAAGCAGCCATGTCACACCCCGATCCTGGTGCCAGAGAACTGGCCAGCATGTATCTGGCCAGTCTGGGTCCGGAAGCGAAAGAGGCCGCCCCGGTTCTGGAGACAGCCCTGCAGGACGCATCTCCGTTTACACAGGTCAATGCTGCCTCAACACTCACGCATTTTCCTGAATATCGTGAGAAAGCCATTCCCGTACTGATCAGCCTGACGGAACACCCCGATCCCAATACCCGACTCACTGCCATCTACGCCCTGGGAAATCTGGAATCGCCGTCAGAAGACCGATTGAAGGCTATTAAAACCGCGCTCAACGATTCAGATCCGGAGGTTCAATTAGCGGCCATCAAAGTCATCGGCCAGATGGGAGATCCTGCCAAAGCCACTCTGACAGAATTGCAGACTCTCATCGACGACACTGATACCAGTGAAGTCCTGCGCGAGGCGGCGCTCTCTTCTAAATCTCAGATCGAGCAGAGCCTGAAAAAATAA
- a CDS encoding type IV pilus modification PilV family protein — MATRKLWLQRSCRNGFTLIESLVSVTITAIAGAALFSAIGASLGTCYSALNHNIGTGLADQMLEELAAVRFPLASDTRPGFQSSREYFDDLDDYDSWSSTPPENKQGYSLGGEPVTILERYPISRPSLLIPDTGFLNRLTREVLVERIQPDNDGTGWVVTQTNTNYRRVTVTIKLAMNADSQSHVITEATRIFSYVPLSP; from the coding sequence ATGGCAACCAGAAAACTGTGGTTGCAGCGATCCTGCCGCAACGGATTTACTCTGATTGAATCGCTGGTCTCTGTGACGATCACTGCGATTGCCGGAGCCGCTCTATTCTCTGCCATCGGTGCGTCCCTGGGCACCTGTTACTCCGCTTTGAATCATAACATCGGAACCGGTCTCGCTGACCAGATGCTGGAAGAACTCGCCGCGGTCCGTTTTCCCCTCGCCAGTGACACCAGGCCCGGGTTTCAAAGTTCCCGGGAATACTTTGATGATCTGGATGACTACGACAGCTGGTCCTCTACACCACCGGAAAACAAACAGGGTTACTCGCTGGGCGGAGAACCTGTCACGATTCTGGAAAGATATCCGATTTCCCGTCCCAGCCTGCTGATACCGGATACCGGATTTTTAAACAGACTGACTCGAGAAGTGCTGGTGGAACGAATCCAGCCCGACAACGACGGCACAGGCTGGGTCGTGACTCAAACGAATACGAATTATCGCAGGGTCACCGTCACGATCAAACTGGCAATGAATGCAGACTCACAAAGTCATGTAATTACGGAGGCAACAAGAATATTCAGTTATGTTCCACTTTCGCCCTGA
- a CDS encoding PulJ/GspJ family protein: MFHFRPDNLKAAVPVFSEGPFNSKRTCVRCCAVRKEHFYRGFTLVELLMSMAISSILIVALAGIVTATQSAWQHTRGIEDSQAQINAAFDRIKLMISQAGVYHVSGQSPRAGIAVVSNSWNSIDIPNTLVVWSGGRNGGLSEQGTITRLPELSEILIYTVDPADPHNLIEIAFPNAGTTIDFNSSSFNNTIRSAIQSSQAESALLSNRIKCSQYVLGGNPWGPIAGNVFFSLVKTPSDSSLSSVSPGTADWMNLSWPQGTASASSGLRQVTVNCEVQFETAEQTEWNEINSTSALPFFASGSRYYAYTP, from the coding sequence ATGTTCCACTTTCGCCCTGATAACCTGAAGGCTGCTGTGCCTGTGTTTTCAGAGGGTCCGTTCAATTCAAAACGGACTTGCGTACGTTGCTGCGCAGTTCGAAAAGAACATTTTTATCGTGGTTTCACACTCGTCGAGCTGCTGATGTCCATGGCGATCTCTTCGATTCTGATTGTCGCGCTGGCAGGTATTGTCACCGCCACGCAGTCCGCCTGGCAGCATACGCGGGGAATTGAAGATTCCCAGGCGCAGATCAATGCGGCCTTTGATCGAATCAAACTGATGATCTCGCAGGCAGGCGTTTATCATGTCAGTGGGCAATCTCCGCGGGCCGGAATTGCGGTCGTCTCTAATTCCTGGAACAGCATTGATATTCCCAACACACTGGTAGTCTGGTCCGGAGGACGTAACGGCGGTCTCAGCGAACAGGGGACGATCACACGTCTGCCTGAACTGAGTGAAATTCTGATCTATACAGTCGATCCGGCAGACCCACACAACCTGATTGAAATCGCGTTTCCCAATGCCGGTACCACAATTGATTTTAACAGTTCGTCCTTCAACAACACGATCCGCTCCGCCATTCAATCGAGCCAGGCGGAATCTGCGTTGTTGAGCAATCGGATTAAATGCAGTCAGTATGTCCTCGGCGGAAATCCCTGGGGACCAATCGCTGGAAATGTTTTTTTCAGCCTGGTTAAAACTCCCAGCGATTCCAGCTTGAGCAGTGTTTCACCCGGAACGGCTGACTGGATGAATCTTTCCTGGCCTCAGGGGACCGCCAGTGCCAGCAGCGGACTGCGTCAGGTAACCGTTAACTGCGAAGTGCAATTCGAAACTGCAGAACAGACAGAATGGAATGAAATCAATTCCACATCTGCCTTGCCATTTTTTGCATCCGGTTCGAGGTACTATGCATACACACCATAA
- a CDS encoding GspH/FimT family pseudopilin, which produces MQHHDRKYRHSGMSPLERRRPTEILRADRDGFTLVELMIVVLLLSILATVSLVSTDSSGALALDATARMLVADLHLARNHAIKFNSEYKVDFDLNAQTYEILHTGSGDLPVPKNNLAGSAADPDRYLKQIQIDSLNLPGQAVLRQIKLKTSDSAVSDLTFGPMGGTGPARNEDTVLMLTTQKNGNTFYILITVSWVTGQAWVDEIQTL; this is translated from the coding sequence ATGCAACACCATGATCGAAAATATCGGCACAGCGGCATGTCTCCTTTGGAAAGGAGGAGACCCACAGAAATCCTGCGCGCCGATCGAGACGGTTTCACACTGGTCGAACTGATGATTGTGGTACTTCTGCTTTCCATTCTGGCAACCGTATCACTGGTCTCAACAGACAGCAGTGGTGCGCTGGCCCTGGATGCCACCGCACGCATGCTGGTGGCTGATTTGCATCTTGCACGAAACCACGCCATTAAATTCAATTCCGAATACAAAGTCGATTTTGATCTCAATGCACAAACCTATGAAATACTGCATACCGGCTCCGGGGATTTACCGGTTCCCAAAAACAACCTTGCAGGATCAGCCGCCGATCCAGACCGCTACCTCAAACAGATACAGATCGATTCTCTGAATCTGCCCGGGCAGGCGGTACTCAGGCAGATCAAATTGAAAACATCAGATTCAGCGGTCAGCGACCTTACATTTGGCCCGATGGGCGGCACGGGCCCTGCACGCAACGAAGATACAGTGCTGATGTTAACTACTCAAAAAAACGGAAATACGTTTTACATCCTCATCACCGTTTCCTGGGTCACAGGCCAGGCGTGGGTGGATGAGATTCAGACATTATAA
- the pilM gene encoding pilus assembly protein PilM, translating to MISIKRSQYSPIGLQLGPNSVTLVQLTGPRNNRVVHAIAQEQFDFDDKLTLDERDAKIAGEIRRILSDHHFKGRRAISCLGSQELFIQNIRLPQLPTEELTKVVAWEAEERLPYPVVDAEIRHLPAGQVRQEANTKQEVILLACHKGILERHLNLLEQSGLNAVAIDVEPSATLRCFHGGARGAHSNSANCYLNFGEAATTVIFADQQNVLFLKYIMQGSNHLDRAVADNLDLPLSEAIRMRNIVTNSTSLDASDELHRSVIDSIRSLLESISTEIENCLRYYKVTFRGKKLNQLIVTGNECSPWLIDFLSERLNTDCEMGNPFESLERWPISTSILERPGRWTTALGLAMKEKTI from the coding sequence ATGATTTCAATCAAACGATCACAATACAGTCCCATCGGTTTACAGCTGGGCCCGAATTCCGTGACCCTCGTTCAACTGACCGGGCCGCGCAATAATCGCGTGGTACATGCAATTGCGCAGGAACAGTTTGACTTTGACGATAAACTGACGCTCGATGAACGTGATGCGAAAATCGCTGGGGAAATCCGTCGAATTCTTTCCGATCATCATTTTAAAGGTCGCCGCGCAATCAGCTGCCTGGGCTCACAGGAACTGTTCATTCAGAATATTCGATTACCACAGCTGCCGACTGAGGAACTCACAAAAGTGGTTGCCTGGGAAGCAGAAGAACGTCTGCCTTATCCCGTGGTCGACGCAGAAATCCGTCATTTGCCCGCCGGTCAGGTGCGACAGGAAGCCAATACCAAACAGGAAGTCATCCTACTGGCCTGCCATAAGGGAATTCTGGAACGTCATCTGAATCTCCTGGAGCAGTCCGGTTTAAATGCCGTTGCCATTGATGTGGAACCTTCGGCAACTCTGAGGTGTTTTCATGGCGGCGCGCGGGGTGCCCATTCGAATTCTGCCAACTGTTATCTGAATTTTGGCGAAGCGGCCACAACCGTCATATTTGCAGATCAGCAAAATGTGCTGTTTCTGAAGTACATCATGCAGGGCAGCAATCACCTCGATCGCGCGGTCGCCGACAATCTGGACCTGCCGCTTTCCGAAGCGATTCGCATGCGAAATATCGTCACCAATTCCACATCACTGGATGCCAGTGATGAACTGCACCGGTCGGTCATCGATTCGATTCGATCACTGCTGGAATCGATCAGCACCGAAATTGAAAACTGTCTGCGCTATTACAAAGTGACCTTCCGCGGGAAAAAACTGAATCAGTTGATCGTCACAGGCAATGAATGCAGTCCCTGGCTGATTGACTTTCTTTCAGAACGATTAAATACCGATTGCGAAATGGGCAACCCCTTTGAAAGCCTGGAACGCTGGCCGATTTCCACATCCATTCTGGAACGTCCCGGCAGATGGACTACGGCGCTGGGCCTGGCCATGAAAGAAAAAACGATTTAG
- a CDS encoding PilN domain-containing protein yields MDYGAGPGHERKNDLEPEPGQHNITDNLIETNGRVNQTIRKDPAKGENMIPEIDFLPASYREVRRRQRNRIWRRTIVLIFLTLVTLSTVRQREIQHQLQTKKEALEKRAQLMNEQLEDPTQLTLQIQQTDIRADLLAGLQLDESPAQLLNMISHALPQYVSLNEFQFTFEKISVKEDTQAKKSPPQKPENEQPELVDLKYLQGLRARENLVVSLQGISPDHLSISRFMSNLDQIGVFREIDLIQSNETMFEGQTLRVFRLRMVVNSPGMYLPKIDTHLTAGLDRWITAGGLFHE; encoded by the coding sequence ATGGACTACGGCGCTGGGCCTGGCCATGAAAGAAAAAACGATTTAGAACCGGAACCCGGTCAACACAACATTACAGACAACCTGATTGAAACAAACGGACGTGTAAATCAGACGATTCGAAAAGACCCCGCTAAGGGCGAGAATATGATACCTGAAATTGATTTTTTACCAGCCAGCTATCGCGAAGTCAGGAGGCGGCAACGAAACCGCATCTGGCGAAGAACGATCGTGTTGATTTTTCTGACACTGGTCACCCTGAGTACGGTGCGCCAGCGCGAAATTCAACATCAGCTGCAGACGAAAAAAGAAGCACTGGAAAAACGGGCACAGTTGATGAACGAGCAACTGGAAGACCCCACACAACTGACTCTCCAGATTCAACAGACCGACATTCGGGCCGATCTGCTGGCAGGCCTGCAACTGGACGAATCGCCGGCGCAGCTGCTGAATATGATCAGCCACGCTTTGCCTCAGTACGTTTCCCTGAATGAATTTCAGTTCACGTTTGAAAAAATTTCTGTCAAAGAAGATACACAGGCTAAAAAAAGTCCACCCCAAAAACCGGAAAACGAACAACCGGAACTGGTGGATCTGAAATACCTGCAGGGGCTGCGCGCCAGGGAAAACCTGGTTGTCAGTCTGCAGGGAATCTCACCAGACCACCTTTCCATTTCCCGATTTATGTCAAATCTGGATCAGATCGGCGTCTTCAGAGAAATCGACCTGATTCAGTCGAATGAAACCATGTTTGAGGGGCAAACCCTGCGGGTGTTTCGACTCAGAATGGTCGTGAATTCACCTGGTATGTATCTCCCGAAAATTGATACGCATTTAACCGCCGGTCTGGATCGCTGGATCACGGCAGGAGGCTTGTTCCATGAATGA